The Cloeon dipterum chromosome 3, ieCloDipt1.1, whole genome shotgun sequence genome includes a region encoding these proteins:
- the LOC135939609 gene encoding solute carrier family 25 member 3-like, which produces MWNTFLEVSKNNPFASPVHTARCENQQEMKPLVSGRTIAAAAVPEGDSCEFGSAKYFALCGLGGILSCGITHTGIVPLDLVKCRIQVDPAKYKSVVNGFKVTLAEDGVRGLGKGWAPTFFGYSAQGLCKFGLYEVFKVFYSGIIGEENSYLYRTWLYLAASASAEFFADIGLSPMEAAKVKIQTTPGFVGTLREALPLMYKNEGMSAFYKGLVPLWMRQIPYTMMKFACFERTVELLYANVVPKPRAECTKGEQLIVTFAAGYIAGVFCAIVSHPADTVVSKLNQEKGSTAMDVAKKLGFMGLWKGLAPRIVMIGTLTAAQWFIYDAVKVWLRMPRPPPPEMPESLKRKLAAAQAS; this is translated from the exons ATGTGGAACACCTTCCTCGAGGTCTCCAAAAACAACCCTTTCGCGTCGCCAGTGCACACGGCGCGATGCGAAAACCAGCAGGAGATGAAACCCCTCGTGTCTGGAAGGACCATCGCCGCAGCTGCTGTCCCAg AGGGTGACAGCTGCGAGTTCGGTTCCGCGAAATACTTCGCGCTGTGCGGCCTGGGAGGAATCCTGTCGTGCGGCATCACCCACACCGGCATCGTGCCGCTCGACTTGGTTAAGTGCCGCATCCAGGTCGACCCTGCCAAGTACAAGTCCGTCGTCAACGGATTCAAG GTCACCCTCGCCGAGGATGGCGTTCGAGGACTGGGCAAGGGCTGGGCGCCGACCTTCTTCGGCTACTCCGCTCAGGGTCTGTGCAAATTCGGCCTGTACGAGGTCTTCAAGGTGTTCTACTCGGGCATCATCGGCGAGGAGAACTCGTACCTGTACCGCACGTGGCTGTACCTGGCCGCGTCCGCCAGCGCAGAGTTCTTCGCCGACATCGGCCTGAGCCCGATGGAGGCCGCCAAGGTCAAGATCCAGACCACCCCCGGCTTCGTGGGCACCCTTCGCGAGGCGCTGCCCCTGATGTACAAGAACGAGGGCATGTCCGCCTTCTACAAGGGCCTGGTGCCCCTGTGGATGCGTCAGATCCCCTACACCATGATGAAGTTCGCCTGCTTCGAACGCACGGTCGAGCTCCTCTACGC CAACGTCGTGCCCAAGCCCAGGGCGGAATGCACCAAGGGAGAGCAGCTGATCGTCACATTCGCCGCCGGCTACATCGCTGGTGTCTTCTGCGCCATCGTTTCCCACCCTGCCGACACCGTCGTGTCCAAACTGAACCAGGAGAAGGGTTCGACCGCCATGGACGTTGCCAAGAAGCTTGGATTCATGG GATTGTGGAAGGGTCTGGCTCCGAGGATTGTGATGATCGGTACCCTGACGGCCGCGCAATGGTTCATCTACGACGCCGTGAAGGTGTGGCTGCGCATGCCGCGTCCTCCGCCACCAGAGATGCCCGAGTCCCTGAAGAGGAAGCTGGCCGCCGCTCAAGCCTCTTAA